The following coding sequences lie in one Spinacia oleracea cultivar Varoflay chromosome 1, BTI_SOV_V1, whole genome shotgun sequence genomic window:
- the LOC110798993 gene encoding ribulose bisphosphate carboxylase small subunit, chloroplastic 2-like, with protein sequence MASSMLSNAAVATTVVNRNAGAQASMVGLKSVAAFPLTKKSTNDLSSLPTNGGRVQCMKVWPTQNMKRYETLSYLPPLTTDQLARQVDYLLNNKWVPCLEFETEHGFVYREHHNSPGYYDGRYWTMWKLPMFGCTDPAQVLNELEECKKEYPNAFIRIIGFDSNRQVQCVSFIAYKPEGY encoded by the exons ATGGCTTCCTCTATGCTCTCCAACGCCGCGGTGGCTACCACCGTTGTCAACCGCAATGCTGGTGCTCAAGCTAGCATGGTTGGGTTGAAATCTGTTGCAGCTTTCCCACTTACCAAGAAGTCTACCAATGACCTCTCTTCCCTCCCAACCAACGGTGGAAGAGTTCAATGCATGAAG GTATGGCCAACACAAAACATGAAGAGGTACGAGACTCTATCGTACCTTCCACCTCTTACCACAGACCAGTTGGCGCGACAGGTCGATTACCTTCTTAACAATAAATGGGTTCCTTGCTTAGAATTCGAGACTGAa CATGGATTTGTATACCGTGAGCACCACAATTCCCCAGGGTACTATGACGGTCGTTACTGGACAATGTGGAAGTTGCCGATGTTCGGGTGCACTGACCCGGCCCAGGTTTTGAATGAGCTCGAAGAATGCAAGAAGGAGTACCCCAACGCCTTCATCCGTATCATTGGATTCGACAGCAACCGTCAAGTCCAATGTGTCAGTTTCATTGCCTACAAGCCTGAAGGCTACTAA
- the LOC110798992 gene encoding ribulose bisphosphate carboxylase small subunit, chloroplastic 2-like, with protein sequence MASSVLSSAAVATVSRTPAQASMVAPFTGLKSTVGFPATKKNDDITSLASNGGRVQCMKVWPTQNMKRYETLSYLPPLTTDQLARQVDYLLNNKWVPCLEFETEHGFVYREHHNSPGYYDGRYWTMWKLPMFGCTDPAQVLNELEECKKEYPNAFIRIIGFDSNRQVQCVSFIAYKPEGY encoded by the exons ATGGCTTCCTCCGTCCTCTCCTCCGCCGCTGTCGCCACCGTCAGCCGTACCCCGGCTCAAGCCAGCATGGTGGCTCCTTTCACCGGCTTGAAGTCTACCGTAGGCTTCCCTGCCACCAAGAAGAACGATGACATTACCTCCCTTGCTAGCAACGGTGGAAGAGTCCAGTGCATGAAG GTATGGCCAACACAAAACATGAAGAGGTACGAGACTCTATCGTACCTTCCACCTCTTACCACAGACCAGTTGGCGCGGCAGGTCGATTACCTTCTTAACAATAAATGGGTTCCTTGCTTAGAATTCGAGACTGAa CATGGATTTGTATACCGTGAGCACCACAATTCCCCAGGGTACTATGACGGTCGTTACTGGACAATGTGGAAGTTGCCGATGTTCGGGTGCACTGACCCGGCCCAGGTTTTGAATGAGCTCGAAGAATGCAAGAAGGAGTACCCCAACGCCTTCATCCGTATCATTGGATTCGACAGCAACCGTCAAGTCCAATGTGTCAGTTTCATTGCCTACAAGCCTGAAGGCTACTAA